DNA sequence from the Malus domestica chromosome 11, GDT2T_hap1 genome:
tttttgggtttttcttacCAAGTTTTACATGAGCGGAGCTCATTATACCAAACAATGGCGGAAATTTCTTTCAATGTAAACTCGAATCCTCCAGAGTCCATACACCACCTCATTCTGAAAATCTTGGAATACGGATAAACCATCTGTGTCAGTCGAATCCCGACGGTCAAAAATATGTTGAAGGATTGGTTTGATGAGACGGAGTTAAATGAAAGGATGCAGAATTGTGTAGCCTATGGAGCTGCTTATGAAGCTAGAAAGCAAATGCTTGATCATGGGGCCAGGGATATAGGAGCATGAAAGTGTGGTATATACGGAAGAGATATTTACAAGAACGTTGAATATGTAAACTGAATTTTGCTAAACCGTATATATAAGCCACACCATTATCACTTATTATCCATATTATGGAAATGCTAAGGTAACTCCCTCTAAAGCGAGACTCTTCATGGACTCTCTGTCACCTTATAGCTTAACGTCAATTTTCTTACCAACACTAaaaaacattgtgcaaaaaatatGAGGAAGTGTCCATTTCACTTTTGAGAGTCCTTCAACATTCCTCTTCGTCTTAACATGAGATCTAAAATTACCATGTAAATCTCACTCCATGTTATATTATTCAAGCCGTGTATTTTAGAGATAGATCTTACTTTTGCTCGCATTACAGCCATCCACTTCCATCTCTGCAACCACTATCTATAATGCACTAAAGGCACCTCTTCAAGAGCAcaaaaaacagagagagagttGTGCCTTTACAATTTCATTGGTCACAAAAATGTGTCCAACTTCTCCGTTGCACAAACGAATCCACCAAAGACAACCTGGAACCGGCCATTCGATTCTTTGTAGCTCTTTTCAAATGCAAGACACTTGTTATTGCTAGTTTTGCCATCAACCACTTCCATCTCCCAGAAACTATCTGTGTGCCCGATTTAGATTCCTTCACGTAGCAATCGACGGAAATATTAAATCTGCATCAGATAGTACGAGTAGTTTTGTCGAGATGCAGAAACGTTGTCTGGAACTTTGGGCTTGAATTCTTCCGTTGGAGCACCACACCACCTTTGTATTTGCAAAGGACAACTTCTTGTTATAGATCCTCCTATTTTTGCAGATCATTCAGATTGAAGTCTCGGAAACATTAACATTCAGATCGTGTTTTCTCGATATGTAAGTGTTAGGTCGTACAGTTTGTAGTTTTGTGGTTTGTCGTTGGCACCACCCAGTGGTATAACAAAAGACCGACTGTGTTGCTAACATTCCAATCTTTTGTGTTATGCGATTTTTTGGGGTTTCTCTTCTATGCTACGTAGCATTAAATACTATGAGAATTGGATAACTTGAAACCACAACAAAAGCAATAACCCGAATTAATTCAAATCATTAAATCCTCGTAGCATTTACTGCCACGTAGCATGGAAGAATTTTTCAATCTTTTGGTTTATTTGCAAAGGTGTGCTTTATTAGGTTACTACTTAAGGAATAACGGGGTTTTCTTCTTGGTTTGATTTAATCTACGTCATAAACGTTGAtaaattttaaactatttttggAAAGGATTGTTGTTGTGGAGTAGAATATCAATACACATAAAAGCATAAATTCTCCCTGCATCCATTGAAATTGTCAAAATGTATTAATAACATGTTGACACATTTTGGTTGCTGTTAGAATATAGGCATATTATCTATTATATATCGACATTTTgttataaaaaacaaacatccaTATCACAGCAAACTATTGACATTTTTAGAAGTAAGtttaaaataatcaaaaacgttttcaaatcatccaaaacacttttgaggaAATGTTtgacaaacaaaaattaaaatgcttATGGACActtgcttttatttttattagaaGGTACGATTTGCTCTTAATAGAAACGCTTATGAGCATAAGTGAATATCCCATTTCCAAAAGGTCTTCGGGTCCTTCTCTACAATGAATTGACCCTCAAGCAAGCATTAAAGGTcccaatataataaaataaattaaataaatagaataaaAGGACAATTTTAAAGCGGCGATTGCGAAATACCAGTGCCGCGATGCTAGAAATCCATTAACCACTTCCCCAAGAAATAGAAGAGCCATCAACTGGAGGAGGGCAATTTGTACAAGCACAAGAAAAGCGCTCCATCAATCGCTTCTTCcaagttttataaataatttttttaatattttcattagACTTTCATTGATTTCTCTGTTGAGGTAAGGTCTCTGCTAAGCTTGTATGTAATTCATCCttttatttcttgttttttcATCTGGGTACTTTTTTTTGTGTGCtggatttatgtattttttcGCTGTGAATTTGAACCCAAATCGGGATTAAGGATTGATAAAAGttgatgaatttttttatttacgtGTTTGTATTGGCCCTGTTCTTGATTTGCTAGGGATTGgagttttttgtgtttttagctGATACTGCAGTGGATAAAGTTCATAGATTTCTGATTTTGGAGGACCCATTTGTGAATTGCTTCTgaatttggataaaaaaaaattctgggtTTGCAGTTACATCTgtgatttgttttaatttttttttttgggggcaAGTGTGATTTGTTGCGTATGTGgtgaaaaaaattggatggCTTTATTTGTTGTGAGATTCAATTTTGTGTTTCAATATCACAAAGAAGTGTGGAGGAATTTTGAGATTAGGGTTAGTGTTACTGAATTCCTTAGGAACTAAATGTTGTTGCTTGAGAATTCATAGGCTTTTCAAAGATccggttttgggttttttgaaTTCTGCCCATTTCTCCGTTTGCTCGTAGGAGGTTAAGATTAGGATCACTTTTTTTGCCTATGGAGAAACTTGATTTCTGGGCGAGATAGTATTGGGTTTTCTGGGATGTTCACCTTGCTTAGACAACGAATGTAGCCCAGCGTGGGGTTATATTAAAACTAGGACGACGGTGCAAGAATAGTAATTTCATTGTAGTGAATAAAAGCCCGTGGTGCTGCTCTTTTTCCAGCTATAACTACCTGATTCGTTTAGTTTTTCAGCTTGCTAGTATATTGCTTGTGATGCCATATGTAGGCAAGTTTGTAGTGTAACTGTTTTCAGTTAGCACAATGAGTTTAATTAGTGATAATCGAAATTCTGTTCATCGTCGTCTAGAAATTCTGTTACAACTGTCAGTTTTGGTGTGTCTTGTGTTCTAGAGATGTGCATCAAGGAGGATAGTAGTCTAATATATGGCAGAGAGCGTAAACGAATATCAGCTGTAATAGCTGTAATAGGAGTTTGGAACCTAAATAGTATCCTCCGACTAGTGAAAAGTCTAGATGAGAAGATCAATCCAGAAAGGCTTCTCAGTATTTTCGGTGGTTAGTCATTTGATGGCATTAGACACCATCTATCCATGTACTTACAAATAGAATTGTTCTATCCAGTACTCGACTTCAAATTTAGCTTTATAGTTCTCTTTCAGCTTATCTCTGATCTAGCATTTTGGTATCTTGAATAGTTTATGATGTCAGAGTATTGTTCTCCGTCGCTGTAAAATTGAACATCAAGCACAAATATGTCATCGCAGTTACGTTATATGGTAGCTGCTTTTGTTTTGGGTAACCAGACCACATAGTACGCAGTAATTCGAACTTTGCCAAATTAACAGCACTGTCATATTGTAGTCTctgcatactttttttttttaattggtgTTTCCCAATTGCATGATTGGTATGTTATATAGGTTCCCATGTGAAATGATCATATTCAGTTGTGGTCTGAATACTCGTATCTACTAGTTTCATTTACCCACTGGAATTGTTGTTGATTAGAAATTGTCAATAGTCAAATTGATTGCAGTCTGTTGCATTGGCTATGATGAGCTAAATCGTTAGCAATGAGTCCTCTCATTCTTAAAGTTCTCTCTAACTGAAATTTTCTAGTATGTATCATGATGTTTGAGAAGCTAAAACACATTATATGATCTTACTCTTTCTTCTAACTAATATGATGATCTTTTATCAGCACACGGAGTGACAAACAAAGGCAATGGTGAGGGCATACACACAAGAATACACATACAAGCACCCATGGGAGCGGGTGACTTCTGCATCGTGGAAAAAATTTGCTGATGCTGAAAACAAACGCACACTATCACATATCCTTGAAGTTGACACGCTGAACCACAAGCTTGATCCCAGCACAGGAAAGCTTTACACCACACGTGTTATCACTGTCCATGCGCCAGGACCATGGTTTGTCCGCAAAATTGTTCGCCAGGATGTCTGCCACTGCGTTGAGTCAACAGTTGTGGATGCGCAAGCACGATCAATGCAACTCGCCACCAATAATATTAGCCTCGAAAAGTTTATAGAGGTGGAGGAGAAGATCAGGTATGATCCCCACCCTGAGAACCCAAATGGCTGGACATTATGCCGACAGGAGACTAGCATTCGAATCAAGCCTTTATCAGCATTGGCATCAATGGCAGAAAAGGTTGAACAACGCTGCGCTGAGAAGTTTGTGCAGAACAGTGCCAAGGGTAGAGAGGTTATGGAGAAGATATGCAAGTATCTTGAAGCTGAATCTAAAGGGATTTCTTTCTAACTTGAACCGGATTTTGTAGTGCTAGATCATGGGCTTGTGAACCCTTTCAAAGTAGAAAATAATCGAAGACGGAAATTGTAGAACCGTGGACAATTTCTCCTCGAATCTCTGTCAGTCGAAATTTTGTTACCGTAAAGTATTTGTTGTGAACTTCAGTTCTGCATTACTTTACATGTAGTTTTTGTAGTTTTGTTCTTGTGTATGATGATTTACCCAATCTCTCTTGTTCATTGTTTACAATTCAGAAGTTATCTAATTTTCGCTTGTGAATTAGCTCAGTGATATGAAAAGAGGGGATGGTTGAACACAAAACCTCGGGTGCAAGGACCGAGCTACAAGTCTCTTTCATGCGTTTACTGCCATTTTCCGCCAATAAAACTGCTATTTTCCACGTCTTCTACCGTCTTACTGTTCTTCTTTCCCTTGACAACAGTTACATTTTGAGTTCAAAAATTGATCATAATCATATAGAAAACCAGATCTTTAAGAACATGCATGAAAACCCAATCGgcaaaaaatagataaaaaatCGATCGTAAATACATATACGCATGGAAGCCACATCAATACTTTACAATAGAAGATCCACTGACAATGTACTAGAAGAAACAAGTGCGATATGAACAGCGCATAGACACATTACGAAGATTAACCCGAACCATGTCCATCAAACCGGCATAGACTACAACTTAAGACACTGGAGCAACACATAAGCTTTCTCCCAATCGCAACAAATACAGAGTTCTACAGAGTGCAGAGATGTCTAACTCGCCTTACCCTCCCCAGTGGATCTAATATTACAATAGGGCAAGTGCTAAGATACCGCTGCAGACTCTGAAGCCGTCTCATGGATGAAAACAAGCATCAATTTCGGAAATCAAACTTCACTGCACCACACTTAGATTTTACCAAGCTTGTCAGCTTTTACGACAGGGTTGGCTTTCGCAATAGCATCCTGTCCAGCAGTGAGATAATCGTAAGAGCAGTCATGTTTGTCTGAATAACGATGTACTGCACAAAAGAGGTGGCCACACCGACAATTGAACCCTGTTAATCCAACCCGCTTGTTGCAAGTGTTGCAACGTTTTGGGCCCTCTGGCTTTGGCTCACCAGATGACCCTGAACCAAAGGAAAAGGATGGTTGCGAAGAGAGAGTTTTTGGCTCCATTGGATGGGGTTGAACATCCACAGAAGCAACAGGCTCATTTGCGTTGATGCTTGATGTTCTGTTGACAATGCTTCCAAAGGATGATGCAGCAAGCTTCGCCTGCTCCTGTTTCAAGACCATGTCCTTGTGACACTTGGAGCACATATTCATAGTAGCCGCACTTCCGAAAAACCCACAATTGTTTACGCACAAAATAGGACCTTCCGGGGCAGATTGACATCCAGTCTCCTCGTGCTCCATCTTTTCAACTTACCTGCAAAGAGAGCACCTGAAACCCAAAGTTCAAATTCGACCTCAGATTTCTCACCACTAGCAATTACAATAACTTCACAAACTACCCAATACCTGACCCTTGACTCTCAAATTTTGACTAATCATCCAAATAAATAATCCACACAAAAACcccaaattaataatttgcaGATTTCCCCTAGAATCAACAAAAACTGGGTAATCAacacaaaaatcccaaaatgcAAATTTGCAAAGAACCCATTAGAAACCTAAATCAACAAAAACCCAAACTTGGTCAGCCATACAAGCACCTATGAAGCACAGATACTTCAGTTGCGCATATCACGGTCAAAGGATACGGATTTAACTTTATGGATACACGTATCCCACATTTGGGAAACAAGTATCCGGCTTTTAGATACCTTTACACTTTTAAATGAGAAATTAATACGAAACAGAGCTTTTTTTGCAGATAAAGAGACTAGATTTCCAACTTTTCTTCTCCAACAAATCaaatgaaattgaatttggatATTTAGAgttaaaatatgatttaaatatatttttttattgtcgtatcatatacatatacatgcatCCCAAATTGCAAATTTGCAGAGAACCCCTGAAAACacttaaaatcaataaaaaaaaaaaaaaacagaacttGGTCAGCTTTGCAAGCACAATAAACATATCCATATACATACACAGAAACCATACCCGGTTAAAAACAAATCTCTTGAAATTGCAAGTCTGAAACCCCCGAGCTCAGAATCGCATCAAACACGAAGCCCCTGTTCACCTAAAAAAACCAAGAATTAAAATCAGAGTCGGCAATCGAATACGAAAGATCGAAAAAATCCCCGATCCAAAGTATAAATTGAAACCAAATACACACAAATCAAGCAGTAATTGAAATTAGGGGATTTTCAAAACCGTAACCCTAGCAGATTTTGGATCGCCCGAGGAGAGAGAAATCGAGGGccagcaagagagagagagagtcgtgTTTCACTATTTTCCTGTGCGACGCTCTCGTGAAATTTAATAACGACCATTTCTATTATTATGTCGACGTGGCGGTTTTCTATTGGCGGGAGGTCTTACCTCAATTGGCGCTAATTTCCTCTTTTGTCCCTTTTTGTCAGGGAGCTAATATATTCTCCTTTACGGAAGGGGATTCTCCGCGGATATATTTTGCAAGAGCCCTAAAGATTCTCACATCCTAactgtttatcgtatattg
Encoded proteins:
- the LOC103447135 gene encoding uncharacterized protein, which codes for MVRAYTQEYTYKHPWERVTSASWKKFADAENKRTLSHILEVDTLNHKLDPSTGKLYTTRVITVHAPGPWFVRKIVRQDVCHCVESTVVDAQARSMQLATNNISLEKFIEVEEKIRYDPHPENPNGWTLCRQETSIRIKPLSALASMAEKVEQRCAEKFVQNSAKGREVMEKICKYLEAESKGISF
- the LOC103447133 gene encoding zinc finger A20 and AN1 domain-containing stress-associated protein 8-like produces the protein MEHEETGCQSAPEGPILCVNNCGFFGSAATMNMCSKCHKDMVLKQEQAKLAASSFGSIVNRTSSINANEPVASVDVQPHPMEPKTLSSQPSFSFGSGSSGEPKPEGPKRCNTCNKRVGLTGFNCRCGHLFCAVHRYSDKHDCSYDYLTAGQDAIAKANPVVKADKLGKI